TCGCATCAGTTTTAAATCTTCAATGGTTGCTCCACCTGGTGCAAACCCAGTGGAAGTTTTAACAAAGTCAGCACCAGCTTTTTCGCAAATTTTACAGGCTAATTCTTTTAACTCGTCGGTAAGATAATAATTTTCTAAAATTACCTTGACAATAACTCCCTTTTGGTGGGCAATATCTACTACCGCTTTAATGTCTTGCTCGACATAATCAAACTCTCGGGATAAAAGCCGTCCGATGTTTAACACCATATCCAGCTCTACCGCCCCATCTTCCATGGCTTTCACTGCCTCAAATGCTTTTACTTCAGTCCGGTGAGCACCATGGGGAAATCCTATGACAGTTGTAACTAATACATCACTTCCTTTTAAAACTTCTGCGGCCACTTGAACATCACAGGGTTTTACACAGACCGAAACCACATCGTACTCTTTGGCTAATCGACATCCTTCAATAACTTCTTGTCGAGTAAGCTGAGGCCTAAGAAGTGAGTGATCTATCATTTTAGCAATATCTTTGGCTGTTACCTTTTCTGGTTGTCCAGTTTTCATGAATGAGCCTCCTTCTCTTCGATTTATTATAAATGATTTTTATTAATTTTAATTTCTTTAAATTTTCAATATTGTACTTATGTTTTTTATTCATCAACATTATAAGCTTTTAACTCCCTTACTACAAAGTTTCTAAGATATAATGAAAACAACACAATAATTATAATTTTATTCACGAAATCCAATGTTTACCAATAATCTTTTTTCGTTTAGAATGGTAATTCGGAGGTGTCACAATCAATGGCTGAAAACCTTAATCCATCATTAGATGATATTAGAAATCTGATCGAATTTTATGCAAAAAAAGTCGCCAATTTAAAAGATCAAAAAGGAAACGGTATCGAAATTCTTAATATTAGAACTGATATTGAGCGGGGGCTAATTTATTTTCGTTCTAAAAACGCTTACTTAGATCCTGAGGAAACCCGTTTAGGGAATTTTGATTCTTTACTTAAAAAGCAAAGCCGTCTCCTGGTGAAAGTAACCGGTAAAAAAGCTTTTATTGACCAACGGTCCAGACTCAATCCACCCACTGAATATTGGTGGTGGTGGTTGGATATTGAATATGAAAAAAATCAAAAGAAAACCATCCAAAAAAATTTACTTCATTTTGGGATTTTTTTTGTGGTCTTATTTTTAGTCTATTTTATTTTTTTGCGTCTTCCTCCTCAAGAAAGAAGGTATTTAGATTTAAATTCTTCCATTGAGAAGAAAATCGACCAATCACTGATTGAACCCGACCAAAATATAGTAAAAAATATTTACTACGATATTATTCAAGAATGCGAACAGGCACTCACACTTTTTCCAGAACGACCTGCACCCCTACTCATAAAAGGAGCCATTTCAGAAAAATTAAACCATTTATCCGATGCTCAAGCAAACTTCAATCAAGCAATGACACTTTATCCTTCCCAAGAAGATTTTCTTCTGGATCAAGCAACCTGGTATTTTCGCATAGGGATGAAAGACCAGGCAAAAGATTCTCTTTCTGCTGTCCTCAAAGAAAATCCTGATTCAATTGGAGCATTAAACTTATTAGGAACTATTTATGAGGAAGAGAATAACTATGTGGAAGCTTTAAAAGCCTATACCCGAGTACTTGAATTAGCTGAAAACCAAAATCATACCACCATGATCCCTGTTACTAAAATGAAAATCGCCATGCTCCAATTAAGGCTCCCAATGAGCCTTCCATAAATTCAAAGGTTTTTCGTTAAAAATTTAAAAGAAAAATGTTATAATAATTCGGTTTTTTAATTTTTGGTAACTTTCAATATAGGTTTAACACTTCATTAGGAGTAGGAAATTTTTATGGTTTATTTCTTCTTGATCCTTACGATGGTTTCTTTAATCCTTTTTATTATAGGATTGATTAATCCATCTCTGGTTATAGTTCGCCTAAAAAAAAGAAGATTCTTAGTCATTCTTATCTATGGTTCAATAGCCCTGGTATCTCTTCTGCTGTTGATTATAACCTCTCCTCCCCCACGACCAACTTTACCTTCAAAAGATGAATTACCTACTGTTAACAATGATATATCTGGTCAAAATATAAGCGAGAATCTCACTGATCAAAAAAACAATCAATCTTCAACTGTCGACTGGTTAAGAGAATCGGAAAAGTATTTTTTTATTAAAGAACCTGAGCCTGAACAGTATGTTTTACTTTCAATCTCCTTAGTCACACGTTTTGACCAAATAATAGAAATTATCGGAGAAACTGATCTTCCCGATGGATCGATTATTGAAATTCTTTTTCGACAACTGGGAACTCCAAAATACCCCAATCAATTTGATTTGCAAACCAGTGCTATTGTTCAAAATAATTCTTACCAGGCTACTTTCAGCGCCCCAGAAAATTATCTCTTTTCTCAGGGTCCCTTTCAGATTCGAGTTTCCTTTTCCCCTGAAAACCAAATTCCAGCCATTCAAAAATTATTTGGAAAAAGTGGAGAAAAATTAAAAGGTAAACAAAGCCGGGTTGAGAATCAAATCAAAATACTTGAAGATATCAAAGAAGTGAGCTTCGAATTTGAAATCGAGCCCTCACCTCCTAATTAGAAGACAAAATATTCTTGAGGATTTTTCTATTAGTCTTCCTGGTTCTGAAATTATAGAAAAGGAAACTGATAATCTTTTTCTTTGAAAAGGCTTAAGCAACAGTCAACAACCATTGGTTCATAAAGAATTCCTCGGTTCCTTTTTATTTCCTCCAGAGCAGTTTCTATTCCTTTGGCCGGTCGATACGGCCGGTGGGAAGCAATTGCTTCAACGACATCTGCTACGGTTAAAATTCGTGATTCTATAAGTATTTCTTCTCCTTTGAAACCAGCAGGATATCCAGTACCGTTTATTCTTTCATGATGTTGTAAAATGATATCGGCTATTGGCCAAGGAAACTCAATATCTTTGAGTATTTCGTAGCCGGCTTGGGGATGGGTTTTTATTAGACCAAATTCTAAATCAGACAATTTTGTTGGTTTAATGAGGATTTCTATTGGCACTGCTATTTTTCCTATGTCATGAATAGCGCTCGCCATAAAAAGGCCAGAAACCCGATCAATTCCTAAACCTAATTCAAATGCAATCGCTCGGGCGAGATGAGCTACTCTTCTCTGATGACCAGCAGTATAATAATCCCTAGTTTCTACAATTTCTGCTATAGTTTCAACCATTGATTCTAATGTGTTCCGTAATTTTTTATTGCTCATTTCCAAGGCTAATTCTGCTCGTTTACGTTCGGTTACATCCATAACGGTCGATATTATGAGTTGTCTCCCTGGAATAGGAGTGTTTTTGGCATTTATAAATCTTATTTCTTGTCCCCGACGAACAATAGGAACGTCATTCCATTGCATGCGTTGCGGGTCATTACTGGCACAATCCTTTATTACTTTCTTTTTTATTTTTTCTCGAAATTCCGGATCTTCGTATACTGCTTCCCAGAAAGTATTCGGTTTTTCTATAGCTTCCCGTGTAGTTTGATAAAGTTTCGGAAAGTTATCATTCATATAATGAAATAAAACCTTCGAATCAAGAAGATTGACTGCCACCCCAATTGGAAGATTGTCTAAGATGGTTTTGATATAAGCTTCACTTTCCCTCAATGCCTGTTCAGCTTGCTTTCTTTTGGTTATATCACGAGTTGTCGCAATAATACCAATGGGTTTTTGATTATCATCTCTCAAAAAAGACATAGTATTCTCAACCCAAATAGTCGATCCATTTTTATGGTATTCTTCGGCTTCTAAACTTATGGTTCTTTTGGGATCGGCACTTCCACTAGCTTCTAAGGCCATTTGTACTTTAAAAATTTGCATTATTTTTTTGAATGATTCAGGAGTAAAAATTTGATCTAAAGTCTGATGAATGGCTTCTTCAGTAGAATAACCACGAATCTTCATTATTGAGGGACTGACATAGGTAAGATTTAAATTAAGATCCAAAACAGTGATGTTATCTCCAGTATTTTCCGTAATTAGACGGAATTTTTCTTCGCTCTTTTTTAAGGCTTCCTCAAACTTTTTGCGTTCAGTTATATCCCGAACGATGACGATGGTTCTCTCTTGATGGTGGGAATTATAAAATAGAGCTGATGCCAATTCGGCTGGAAAGCAGCTTCCGTCTTTTCGGATAAACAACAATTCACCTTTAGCTTTTCCCTTTTCTTTCCTTTCTTTCAACAAGAGAGGAAGCCGTGGATCTTTATCATCGACCAAACCATTTCTTCCTAATTTAATAATTTCCTGCTCAGTCCAACCAAAAATTTTACAAGCTTCGGGATTGGCAGCGTAGATTGTCCCATCAGGTTGGGTCAATAACATTGCATCGAGGCTGTTTTCAAAAAAAGAATAATATTTAGCAATATTTTCTTTCAACTCTTCTTCGGAATGTTTCTTTTTATTCAATTCATTTTCCAATTCATGGATACGTCTTTCATATTGAAACAAGGCATTATTTTTCTCGATATTTTGATTAAAGTGGGCGGATATTGTTTTCATCAGGGTTTTCACAAGCACAATCAACTCATATTTATGATAGGGATACCTAAGAAATCCAGCTATCTCAAATTCCAAAGCTTTTTGTGGGGTTTGGAAATTTAACTTTTCAGAAGGGAGTATTACAATCGGTATATTTTTAGTTAATTCATGGTTTTGGATTGATTGACAAAAAAGCCGTTGCTTATTATCAAATTTAGTAATTCCTAAAAATATTATTTCGGGTTTTTCCTTTTGAGCAATATCAAGACCTATGGTTTCGTTTAAAGCGGTAAAAATTCGAGCTTTTGGATAGCAATTAAGTAACTTGATCGTTAACTGGTCTAAAAGAGATTGGTTATTCTGAACAATGAGGAATATAAATTCTCTATTCAGCACTAAGCTCATCTATTTCCTCCTGCAAAAATACTAATATTATTGAGTTAATTACCATGAATATTTGCTTCTTATTTTACCAAGTAAATAATAGATTTTTTATAATAAAAGCTTTTATTCTATCGTCCATAAATCCGGTGAGCTGGTTGATATGGCTGTTGCGCCGGATTGTAAAATTGCTTTAACTTCCTTATGATTTCGAATAAATCCTCCACAAATAATAGGAGGAAGGTTTCTTATGGGAATTTGTTTTTGGATGAAGGGAAATATAATTCCGGGTAGTATCTCAATTGCATCGGGAGACAATTGAGAAGCAACTTTCAATCCAGTATTTAAACTTTCGCTATCTAAAAGGAAAATTCGAAATATTGTCATAAAACCTTGTTTTTTTGCTAAAGATAAAGTACGAGAACGGGTCGATATAATTCCGTTGATTGCTTGGAAATAATTTTTCAAAAAGATTAAACCATCATGATCAGGAGAAAGACCGGAAAATAAATCGAGGTGTAAAAAAAATGTAGAGAAATGTTTTTCGATTTTTTCCAGAATTGATTGAATAGTATTGATATTGCCATCGAGAAGAAAACAAGGTCCACCAGGTCGAATGAAAGTTAAGTCTATCGTTTTTTTTCCTTCAAAACGTAGAGCAGGAATTACTGGGTATGAACGAAGTAGAGCAACAAAATCCATGAACCTATTCCTCAATTATTTGTATTTCCAATAAGTCTATTTAAACCAATCATACTACAAAGTAATTGAATTTTCATAATTTTTGTCTTAAATTTTAAAGTTCTTCTACTTGAAGAAAATTGGTGAAACCTGATTTCTGTAATGGAACTCCAGCGGTAATAATAATTTTATCGCCTTTTTTTCCAAAACGAGAAGCAAGAGTAAGCCTTTTCATTTCTTCGATTAATTTTGATGGTTCAGTGCATAAATCCACTGAAAAAGGAAATACTCCATAGGAAAGCTTTAATAGGCGTAGTATGTGATACTGAGGCGAAAAGGCCAGTATTGGAATATTCGGTCGAAAGCGGGATATTCTCCGGGCTGTACTTCCCGAATAGGTTGATGTCACAACCACAGTAAGTTTAAGATTACGGGCAATTTCCCAGGCTCCAAAAGAGATAGCGCTGGATAAATCAGTATTGTTGACCATAATTTTTTGGACATCAGGAACGAAATCAGCGTAATATTCAGTAAATCGGGCAATTTTACTTGCCGTTTGTACCGATTCCATGGGAAAATCACCTATAGCTGTCTCACCCGACAACATGATCGCATCGGTTCCATCATAAATTGCACCAGCAACATCACTCACTTCAGCTCTGGTTGGAATTGGATTTCTTATCATACTATCTAACATTTGTGTGGCTACGATAACTGGTTTGCATCTGCAGCGTGATTCAAATATTATCCTTTTCTGCCAAAATGGAACTGATTCAACAGGTACCTCAACCCCGAGGTCACCCCGGGCAATCATTATTCCATCAGATGCTTCAATAATTTCATCGATTTCATTCAAAGCCTGTGGTTTCTCGATCTTGGCAATAATGGAAAAAGGTCTTGAAAAATTAGCAATTCTATTGCGTAAGGCGAGAATGTCCTTGATTCCTCGAACAAAGGAAAGGGCAAGAAAATCTAAATCCCAGTCCTTGATCGCTTCCAAAATCTGAAGGTCTCGAGTCGTCAACGAAGGAAAACTATCGGGAAGATAAGGGATGTTGATCCCTTTACGAGAAGAAATCACTCCCCCTTTTTCAACCTTACATAAAATTGTACAATTATCATTAGAAATAATTCTTAAACGAACCAAACCATCATTAATAAAAAAAATATCCCCCGGTTTAAGTAGAGTAAATAATTCAACATTATCTACGGTGATTACCGGCATGGAACCAGGAAGAGATGAATGTATTATATAAATAACTGCTCCATCAGGAAGTTCTGTCTCTCCTCCTTGTATTTCCCCTATTCTGAGTTTCGGACCGGGAAGATCACCAATTACGGCATGAAATTTCTTTTGTTGGGAATCATAATTTCGAATGGTTTGAAGGACAGAAAAATGTTCTTCAAGAGTTCCATGAGAAAAGTTTAAACGAAATACGTCTACTCCTTCTTGAATTAACTTCATAATATTTTCTGGATTTGAAACGCTAGGTCCTATGGTGGCAACTATTTTCGTTTTTCTTGGTAGGTCGATGTTAGAGGTCAAAAGGTCAATCACTTTTTTTCCCTCCTATAGCAGATAAAAAAATGAAAATGAGTATGAGAATAACTATCCAAATAAAATTACGAAAGAAACTCGATTGGGGATAATCTCGGGCAAGTTTTATAAAGAGGATGGGTACGATGATGACTATCGAAATCATGGTTATAATCATCCTCATTTTAAGCTCTCCCTAACTCATTTTGCTCTCATTTAATTGAATTCCTAAGATATTGTCTTTTTATTCCTTTCCTATGGGATAGTAGGTTTTTCTTTTTTTATTAAATTGTGTCAAATGAGTATATCCCACTTTTTTGATTAGATCCAAAGCCGATTCAAATTCTTTCCCTACCTCATAAGGGCGATGCGCATCGGAACCAAGACAAAGAGGAACTTGAGCTTGAAAACATTTTCTCAATATTTTTTCTGACGGATAGGCTTCTCCAATTGGTTTTCTATATCCCGCAGTGTTCACTTCAACTACCATATCAAATTTTTTACACAACTGAATAGCTTGATCTTCTTCAACAATAGTCTCAGTTGGTTGATAGCGAAATTTTTTCGGCAGATCGAAATGAGCAACAATATTATAACAACCAGTCTCAATACCTTGCATTAAAGTCTTATAGTAGGACCGATAGATTTCATTAATATCTCTGTTTTCATAATAATGAATATATTTGGGATGATCAAAAGCCCAATCGTCTAAAAAATGAACCGATAAAAGCAGGTAATCCCAGTTATAGAAATCTACGACCGATAAAGCCTCTTTTTCTTTTCCCGGAATGTAATCAACTTCTAATCCGGTTTTTATTATAATTGAATCTTTATATTTAGTCTTTAGGGATTCGACTTCTTCTACATAGATTTCTAACTCTTCATCGGGTATGGCACAATGGCGTGTTCTTTCTTCTTTGGGTAGAAAATACTGTGGGCAGTGGCCTGAAAATCCAATTTCAGTTAATCCTACTTTCAAAGCATTTTCAATGTACTCTTCATAGTTACCTTGAGCGTCACCACAACGATGAGTATGAATATGATAATCACATAACATATCGAGGTCTCCTTGTTCAATTATTAAAAGGATTTTTATACTTTACGAATAAAAAAGAAGGGGCGATGCCCCTTCTTTTTTATTGATCACAATATAATATAATTCTAAAAAAATTACTTTACAACTTCTTTTAAGACTTTACCAGGACGGAAAAATGGTACCTTTGTGGAAGGGATTTGAATCTCTTTTCCAGTCTGTGGATTTCTACCCCTCCGCCCAGCTCTGGTTTTCACTCCAAAGGTTCCAAAACCAA
The Candidatus Atribacteria bacterium ADurb.Bin276 genome window above contains:
- the hisK gene encoding Histidinol-phosphatase, encoding MLCDYHIHTHRCGDAQGNYEEYIENALKVGLTEIGFSGHCPQYFLPKEERTRHCAIPDEELEIYVEEVESLKTKYKDSIIIKTGLEVDYIPGKEKEALSVVDFYNWDYLLLSVHFLDDWAFDHPKYIHYYENRDINEIYRSYYKTLMQGIETGCYNIVAHFDLPKKFRYQPTETIVEEDQAIQLCKKFDMVVEVNTAGYRKPIGEAYPSEKILRKCFQAQVPLCLGSDAHRPYEVGKEFESALDLIKKVGYTHLTQFNKKRKTYYPIGKE
- a CDS encoding Glycerol-3-phosphate responsive antiterminator — protein: MDFVALLRSYPVIPALRFEGKKTIDLTFIRPGGPCFLLDGNINTIQSILEKIEKHFSTFFLHLDLFSGLSPDHDGLIFLKNYFQAINGIISTRSRTLSLAKKQGFMTIFRIFLLDSESLNTGLKVASQLSPDAIEILPGIIFPFIQKQIPIRNLPPIICGGFIRNHKEVKAILQSGATAISTSSPDLWTIE
- the deoC2_1 gene encoding Deoxyribose-phosphate aldolase 2 yields the protein MKTGQPEKVTAKDIAKMIDHSLLRPQLTRQEVIEGCRLAKEYDVVSVCVKPCDVQVAAEVLKGSDVLVTTVIGFPHGAHRTEVKAFEAVKAMEDGAVELDMVLNIGRLLSREFDYVEQDIKAVVDIAHQKGVIVKVILENYYLTDELKELACKICEKAGADFVKTSTGFAPGGATIEDLKLMRKSVNPSIQVKAAGGVRTLEGALAVRAVGGVRFGATATKSIMEDAYKKEAAGTLVLPVEPKDLGPSK
- the pyk gene encoding Pyruvate kinase — encoded protein: MIDLLTSNIDLPRKTKIVATIGPSVSNPENIMKLIQEGVDVFRLNFSHGTLEEHFSVLQTIRNYDSQQKKFHAVIGDLPGPKLRIGEIQGGETELPDGAVIYIIHSSLPGSMPVITVDNVELFTLLKPGDIFFINDGLVRLRIISNDNCTILCKVEKGGVISSRKGINIPYLPDSFPSLTTRDLQILEAIKDWDLDFLALSFVRGIKDILALRNRIANFSRPFSIIAKIEKPQALNEIDEIIEASDGIMIARGDLGVEVPVESVPFWQKRIIFESRCRCKPVIVATQMLDSMIRNPIPTRAEVSDVAGAIYDGTDAIMLSGETAIGDFPMESVQTASKIARFTEYYADFVPDVQKIMVNNTDLSSAISFGAWEIARNLKLTVVVTSTYSGSTARRISRFRPNIPILAFSPQYHILRLLKLSYGVFPFSVDLCTEPSKLIEEMKRLTLASRFGKKGDKIIITAGVPLQKSGFTNFLQVEEL
- the rpfG_8 gene encoding Cyclic di-GMP phosphodiesterase response regulator RpfG, translated to MSLVLNREFIFLIVQNNQSLLDQLTIKLLNCYPKARIFTALNETIGLDIAQKEKPEIIFLGITKFDNKQRLFCQSIQNHELTKNIPIVILPSEKLNFQTPQKALEFEIAGFLRYPYHKYELIVLVKTLMKTISAHFNQNIEKNNALFQYERRIHELENELNKKKHSEEELKENIAKYYSFFENSLDAMLLTQPDGTIYAANPEACKIFGWTEQEIIKLGRNGLVDDKDPRLPLLLKERKEKGKAKGELLFIRKDGSCFPAELASALFYNSHHQERTIVIVRDITERKKFEEALKKSEEKFRLITENTGDNITVLDLNLNLTYVSPSIMKIRGYSTEEAIHQTLDQIFTPESFKKIMQIFKVQMALEASGSADPKRTISLEAEEYHKNGSTIWVENTMSFLRDDNQKPIGIIATTRDITKRKQAEQALRESEAYIKTILDNLPIGVAVNLLDSKVLFHYMNDNFPKLYQTTREAIEKPNTFWEAVYEDPEFREKIKKKVIKDCASNDPQRMQWNDVPIVRRGQEIRFINAKNTPIPGRQLIISTVMDVTERKRAELALEMSNKKLRNTLESMVETIAEIVETRDYYTAGHQRRVAHLARAIAFELGLGIDRVSGLFMASAIHDIGKIAVPIEILIKPTKLSDLEFGLIKTHPQAGYEILKDIEFPWPIADIILQHHERINGTGYPAGFKGEEILIESRILTVADVVEAIASHRPYRPAKGIETALEEIKRNRGILYEPMVVDCCLSLFKEKDYQFPFL
- a CDS encoding lipoprotein NlpI, which codes for MAENLNPSLDDIRNLIEFYAKKVANLKDQKGNGIEILNIRTDIERGLIYFRSKNAYLDPEETRLGNFDSLLKKQSRLLVKVTGKKAFIDQRSRLNPPTEYWWWWLDIEYEKNQKKTIQKNLLHFGIFFVVLFLVYFIFLRLPPQERRYLDLNSSIEKKIDQSLIEPDQNIVKNIYYDIIQECEQALTLFPERPAPLLIKGAISEKLNHLSDAQANFNQAMTLYPSQEDFLLDQATWYFRIGMKDQAKDSLSAVLKENPDSIGALNLLGTIYEEENNYVEALKAYTRVLELAENQNHTTMIPVTKMKIAMLQLRLPMSLP